The Leifsonia williamsii genome includes a region encoding these proteins:
- a CDS encoding BglG family transcription antiterminator — MLDILARRAAWVTAAELAHDLGVTTRSIRSYAAALGELVESGASGYRVRTDAYAAYQAEAAAPDAGASYFAPGSPQERLVFLARRLLDEPDGVDVYETAESLFVSDSTIESDLTRLRGLLAGTELGLQRHGGVVELTGPEIARRKLISRLFREEMRQGVVDVARIQEAFPSTGLAAFKSDLIEMLDARGFFVNEYGINDVLLHMAVALDRFSKDRVLPDASDVEVSETIGILARDLGGLIQRHFEVELDPTELRYLAILLRTRVIAPGAGRDPVEEFVKEEHLEVVRGIVARASAEYLVDLRDENFIVRLTLHVQNLVARAHENTYSRNPLTRSIKSSYPLIYELSVYIASRLQSAEGIEVNDDEIAYIAMHVGAYLEQQSRRRDAVTCAVVCPNYYDMHILLRDRLVSTLGDELDITRVITSTDADWGSIDADLVLTTIDPHGRRENAVIVQPFLTETDIEHIRQAAARIRRQRRRAGIKDDLLRYFDERLFLRNFYARDPITLIRALGDRMIAVGAIDEDYVDQTVEREQMSSTAFTDTLAVPHAMTMSAKRTAIAIVVNDTAIDWGDARVNVIAFIAFDANGRASFQTVFDQFVEVFSDREAVLGLIRRADTFTAFIDELVRIIDS, encoded by the coding sequence ATGCTGGACATCCTCGCGCGCCGTGCCGCCTGGGTGACGGCGGCGGAGCTGGCCCATGACCTCGGCGTCACCACCCGCAGCATCCGCAGCTACGCCGCCGCCCTCGGCGAACTCGTGGAGTCGGGAGCCAGCGGCTACCGGGTGCGGACCGACGCGTACGCCGCCTACCAGGCGGAGGCCGCCGCACCCGATGCGGGAGCCTCCTACTTCGCCCCCGGCTCGCCGCAGGAGCGCCTGGTCTTCCTCGCCCGGCGGCTGCTGGACGAGCCCGACGGCGTCGACGTCTACGAGACGGCCGAGAGCCTCTTCGTCAGCGACTCCACGATCGAGTCGGATCTGACCCGGCTGCGCGGGCTGCTCGCGGGAACCGAGCTGGGCCTCCAGCGCCACGGCGGTGTGGTGGAGCTGACCGGGCCGGAGATCGCGCGCCGCAAGCTGATCAGCCGCCTGTTCCGCGAGGAGATGCGGCAGGGCGTGGTCGATGTCGCGCGCATCCAGGAGGCGTTCCCCTCGACCGGGCTCGCCGCCTTCAAATCCGACCTGATCGAGATGCTCGACGCGCGCGGCTTCTTCGTGAACGAGTACGGCATCAACGACGTGCTGCTGCACATGGCCGTCGCCCTCGACCGGTTCTCGAAGGACCGGGTGCTGCCCGACGCGTCCGACGTGGAGGTGAGCGAGACCATCGGCATCCTCGCGCGCGACCTCGGCGGGCTGATCCAGCGGCACTTCGAGGTGGAGCTCGACCCGACCGAGCTGCGCTACCTCGCCATTCTGCTCCGCACCCGCGTGATCGCACCCGGCGCCGGCCGCGACCCGGTCGAGGAGTTCGTGAAGGAGGAGCACCTGGAGGTGGTGCGCGGCATCGTCGCGCGCGCCTCCGCCGAGTACCTGGTCGACCTCCGCGACGAGAACTTCATCGTGCGGCTCACCCTGCACGTGCAGAACCTGGTCGCGCGGGCCCACGAGAACACCTACTCCCGCAACCCGCTCACCCGCTCCATCAAGAGCTCGTACCCGTTGATCTACGAGCTGTCGGTCTACATCGCCAGCCGCCTGCAGAGCGCGGAGGGCATCGAGGTCAACGACGACGAGATCGCCTACATCGCCATGCACGTCGGCGCCTACCTCGAGCAGCAGTCGCGGCGGCGCGACGCGGTGACCTGCGCGGTGGTGTGCCCGAACTACTACGACATGCACATCCTGCTCCGCGACCGGCTGGTGAGCACGCTCGGCGACGAGCTCGACATCACCCGCGTGATCACCTCGACCGACGCCGACTGGGGGAGCATCGACGCCGACCTGGTGCTGACCACCATCGACCCGCACGGCCGACGCGAGAACGCCGTCATCGTGCAGCCGTTCCTGACCGAGACCGACATCGAGCACATCCGCCAGGCGGCGGCGCGCATCCGCCGCCAGCGCCGCCGGGCCGGGATCAAGGACGACCTGCTGCGCTACTTCGACGAGCGCCTGTTCCTGCGCAACTTCTACGCGCGCGACCCGATCACGCTGATCCGGGCGCTCGGCGACCGGATGATCGCGGTCGGGGCGATCGACGAGGACTATGTCGACCAGACGGTCGAGCGCGAGCAGATGTCCTCCACCGCCTTCACCGACACCCTGGCCGTGCCGCACGCCATGACCATGAGCGCCAAGCGCACCGCCATCGCGATCGTCGTCAACGACACCGCGATCGACTGGGGAGACGCGCGCGTCAACGTCATCGCCTTCATCGCGTTCGACGCGAACGGCCGGGCGTCGTTCCAGACGGTCTTCGACCAGTTCGTGGAGGTGTTCAGCGACAGGGAGGCCGTGCTCGGCCTGATCCGTCGGGCCGACACCTTCACGGCGTTCATCGACGAGCTGGTCCGCATCATCGACTCCTGA
- the ptsP gene encoding phosphoenolpyruvate--protein phosphotransferase, with product MTDVLTGAGIGQGVALGPVLRMADPLPEPSDAPSSRGAEEEKARVAQAVQTVAADLRDRAGKVSGTAADVLEAQSMMAEDSTLADDVAQRIDGGKTAERAVFEGFAVFRDMLVSLGGYMGERATDLDDVAQRVIAALEGRPAPGVPESDTPYVLVARDLAPADTALLDLTKVLGLVTQEGGPTSHTAILAREKAIVAVVGVAGAQDLTDGTEVVLDAAAGAVTVAPSADQRADAERRIDERRAALSGGLEPGALADGSAIPLLANLGSADGTQKALEAGAEGVGLFRTEFLFLDQRMAPTVEQQREQYIRLLQAFPGKKVVVRVLDAGADKPLEFLNDAHEDNPALGLRGLRALRASEDILREQLTALAEADAQTEADLWVMAPMVATVEETRYFVRLATEYGLKTVGVMVEVPSAALLADRVLEEAAFASIGTNDLTQYTLAADRLLGSVAGFQDPWHPAVLRLIGEVGAAGAARSKPVGICGEAAADPLLAVVLVGLGATTLSMSPAALADVRLSLKRYTLDQARSLAEIALAADGAADAREAVRAAASRFTSPA from the coding sequence ATGACTGACGTGCTGACCGGGGCCGGCATCGGGCAGGGCGTGGCCCTGGGACCGGTGCTCCGCATGGCCGACCCGCTGCCCGAGCCGTCCGACGCGCCGAGCTCCCGTGGTGCCGAGGAGGAGAAGGCCCGCGTCGCGCAGGCCGTCCAGACCGTGGCCGCCGACCTCCGCGACCGCGCGGGCAAGGTGAGCGGCACCGCGGCGGACGTGCTGGAGGCGCAGTCGATGATGGCAGAGGACTCCACCCTCGCCGACGACGTCGCGCAGCGCATCGACGGCGGCAAGACGGCCGAGCGCGCGGTCTTCGAGGGCTTCGCCGTCTTCCGCGACATGCTCGTGAGCCTCGGCGGCTACATGGGCGAGCGCGCCACCGACCTCGACGACGTCGCGCAGCGCGTGATCGCCGCGCTCGAGGGCCGGCCGGCTCCCGGCGTGCCGGAGTCGGACACCCCGTACGTGCTCGTCGCCCGCGACCTCGCGCCGGCCGACACCGCGCTGCTCGACCTGACCAAGGTGCTCGGCCTGGTGACCCAGGAGGGAGGCCCGACCTCCCACACCGCCATCCTCGCCCGCGAGAAGGCGATCGTCGCGGTCGTCGGCGTCGCCGGCGCCCAGGACCTGACCGACGGCACGGAGGTCGTGCTCGACGCCGCGGCAGGGGCGGTCACCGTCGCCCCCTCGGCCGACCAGCGCGCCGACGCCGAGCGCCGCATCGACGAGCGCCGCGCCGCGCTCTCGGGCGGCCTGGAGCCGGGAGCTCTCGCCGACGGCAGCGCCATCCCGCTGCTCGCGAACCTCGGCTCGGCCGACGGCACGCAGAAGGCGCTGGAGGCGGGCGCCGAGGGCGTCGGACTGTTCCGCACCGAGTTCCTGTTCCTCGACCAGCGCATGGCGCCGACCGTGGAGCAGCAGCGCGAGCAGTACATCCGGCTGCTGCAGGCGTTCCCCGGCAAGAAGGTCGTGGTGCGCGTGCTCGACGCGGGCGCCGACAAGCCGCTCGAGTTCCTCAACGACGCGCACGAGGACAACCCGGCGCTCGGCCTGCGCGGCCTGCGCGCGCTGCGCGCCAGCGAGGACATCCTCCGCGAGCAGCTCACCGCCCTCGCCGAGGCCGACGCGCAGACCGAGGCCGACCTCTGGGTCATGGCGCCGATGGTCGCGACGGTCGAGGAGACCCGGTACTTCGTGCGGCTCGCCACCGAGTACGGCCTCAAGACCGTCGGCGTGATGGTCGAGGTCCCTTCGGCCGCGCTGCTCGCCGACCGGGTGCTCGAGGAGGCCGCGTTCGCCTCCATCGGCACCAACGACCTCACCCAGTACACCCTCGCCGCCGACCGCCTCCTCGGCTCGGTCGCCGGCTTCCAGGACCCGTGGCACCCCGCTGTGCTGCGGCTCATCGGCGAGGTGGGAGCGGCGGGAGCCGCCCGCTCCAAGCCGGTGGGCATCTGCGGCGAGGCCGCGGCCGACCCGCTGCTCGCGGTGGTGCTCGTCGGACTCGGCGCGACCACCCTCTCCATGTCGCCGGCGGCCCTCGCCGACGTGCGGCTCTCCCTCAAGCGCTACACCCTCGACCAGGCCCGTTCCCTGGCCGAGATCGCCCTGGCCGCCGACGGCGCGGCCGACGCCCGGGAGGCGGTCCGCGCGGCCGCATC
- a CDS encoding HPr family phosphocarrier protein, whose translation MAERIITVGSTHGLHARPAKLFVEAVKGSGAKVTLSKEGGKTVDAGSILGVISLGIDHGDKIVLSTEAPDGEAVLDDLAEIIATDHDA comes from the coding sequence ATGGCTGAGCGGATCATCACCGTCGGATCGACCCACGGGCTGCACGCGCGCCCGGCGAAGCTCTTCGTCGAGGCCGTCAAGGGCAGCGGCGCGAAGGTCACGTTGTCGAAGGAGGGCGGCAAGACCGTCGACGCCGGCAGCATCCTCGGCGTCATCTCGCTGGGCATCGACCACGGCGACAAGATCGTCCTCAGCACCGAGGCCCCGGACGGGGAGGCCGTGCTCGACGACCTCGCCGAGATCATCGCCACGGACCACGACGCCTGA
- a CDS encoding PTS sugar transporter subunit IIB, giving the protein MRIVVVCGAGASSTFVAVKLRNAAAARGVLATVEAGSVSQLDSLDGIDVVLVGAHLEAGVPALRARAAAVRTAVAVLPPVSPAALDGDRALDLVLDAKAAGV; this is encoded by the coding sequence ATGAGGATCGTCGTCGTGTGCGGCGCCGGTGCGTCCAGCACCTTCGTCGCCGTCAAGCTGCGCAACGCTGCGGCAGCGCGCGGCGTCCTCGCCACGGTCGAGGCCGGGAGCGTCAGCCAGCTCGACTCGCTCGACGGCATCGACGTCGTCCTCGTCGGAGCGCACCTCGAGGCCGGCGTCCCCGCTCTGCGGGCCCGCGCCGCCGCCGTGCGCACCGCCGTGGCCGTCCTGCCGCCCGTCTCCCCCGCCGCCCTCGACGGCGACCGCGCCCTGGACCTGGTCCTCGACGCGAAAGCGGCGGGAGTATGA